The Cervus canadensis isolate Bull #8, Minnesota chromosome 21, ASM1932006v1, whole genome shotgun sequence genomic interval AGGGGTGGAGAGTGCGATAGTCAAAATAATAGGGAAATGTCATGAGCCCATTGATTAAAATGTGCCAAGGGTTCTAGGGTGGAGGCATCGAAGGGGGCCGTGGCTGTTGAGGGTGCGGGACCCTTTTTCCCCATAATCTCTCATAGTCTAAATGCAAAGCACATTGTTGCCCTTCTGTGGCTACCTGCGTCTCATCCTCACTTCCTTGTTCTATGCTGTCTTTTCCCTGGCAATACACTAGGGCTAAAACATCCCACCactcactcccaccccaccccgccccgcccctagCCTCCTTTGCCCTGTGATGGGAAAGGTACTTTgctcttccttctctagggagGAAAAAGTTATTCTCGTAAATTTGTATTATGTTTTCTGGGCTTTCACGTTTCTTCATATACTAAGCAGTATAATTTAATGAGAAAATCAAGGGAGGCATTTTAGAGCAGTAAATTACCGAAGTGACTCTAGAGATAAGTCATTTTCCATTTCATCCGATCATCTTCTTTgtttaaaagggaaaattataTGCCTTTTCTCATAGCTTAAgtgtcacttttttaaaaattaaattgtactTTAATAACTGCATTGCACACTCAATTCTgcaatattacatatattatactatccttaaaaaacaaaagttgtAAGCTAAATAATGACaggaatttttaatctttttttccgcTGCTGTATTCCCTTCCAACACCTAGAGTAGTGCCTGGTGTGTAATTAACacttagtaaatgtttgttgactaaATGAGGGTTGTCAGGAAAGGCAGATGTTATTATGTATCTCAAAGCAATTTGAGGGCTTTACCTGTtatcaataaatgtaattttaaaaagggcAAGTAGGGGAGGTAGTTGGCTAGTGATGGGATGTGGTCCACTCAGCCTGCATGAGTGTGGATAGACATTTTGTAACTGGTGCTCCAGGCCAGTCTTTGGAGATTCCGGgccagaaaaaaatacttttatttcatcCTAATAAACCATTCACCTAAAGTTTTTTGCAAGTGATTTATTTCCTGCTAAGAGGGAGAAGCCAGGGGTGGAATACACACCCACGCAGAGAGAACCCGCTTCCTTTCTGTCCGCATTTCTGAGCAGAGCTGTGATCTGCAGCTTGGTCCTGTGGTGTCACCGGGTAACCTCCGGAGGCCAGGGCCAGGATGGCCTGCAGAGGCGCGCTCACGCTGGGGCGTCTGTCTTTGGATCCCCACCAGGgatttttccctgaaaaaaaacTAAAGGGCTGACTGGGCATTCTCTTTCAttcttacttttctttgtttcttaaaaaaaaaaaattctaatttgtcTATTAACGGAattacctggcagtccagtggttaaaactcggcgtttccactgcaaggggcacaggtttgatctccagtCCAAAAACTAAAAGATTGCTCATGCTTCACCGCTTGgcggaaaaaaaaatcaaatctcttGAGAAAATAGTATTCATATGAGGACAGGAAGGGGTGTTAGATGTCCCCCTAAGGGGGAATCTTGAAACGACTTCTGGAAATAGGTTTATGGAGCCAGTTGGTTTTCATGGTTATCCCCTTGAAAGGGTTATCCCCTTTGGGGAACCTCTGGGAAAGAGGGCCCAGATGTAAATGGTGAAGAGGCTCCAGACTCTCCTGGTAGCCACCACTTGAGGGCACTAGAGGCCCAGAACTCAGATGCTGCTCCTCAGGCATGTCCACCTGCTTTGTGTTCTCTCTGAGGCACCAATATTAAAAGGTCTTGTTGCTAGAGGAGGGAGTGCCCCAGAGCCACCACTGTTTTTATTTGGCCTCTGATTAAATATGAACTCTGAAGGTAAATTCCTCaagtatgttagttgctcagtcatgtctaactctttgcgaccctatggactgtagcccaccaggctcctctgtccatgggattctccaggcaagaatactggagtgggttgccattcacttcttcaggggatcttcctgaacccagatctcctgcagggcaggcatattctttaccatctgaaccaccaggggagccctaaaTCCCCCAAAGTTGCATATGTGGGGTTGTTTTCAAAACGTGTCCTAGGCATCAGGGTGAATTACAAGAGCCAAAGGCAGGCAAGTAGGGCGTTGAGCTGTTCAGATGTCAGGCTCTTCTGAGATGGGTCACAGATTCTGTATTGCCCCTCCTCTGAGCTGCCCTGCCCTCAAAGCCCACACACCCGTGTGGAAATGAACTGGGAAACCATGGCTGTGTTGGTCTCAAAATATCTGTGATAAAGTCGATGAAGATACAGATTGAGGTCTTGTGGTTTCTGCAGGGTGGGCCGAGTCTAGAAGGCCTTGCGTGGCTCAGCAGGACCCAGCCTaaccctctcttctctctccttttgaagTTAAATGAACTGGTGGTGGGGGACACCAGCGGAAAGCTGTCAGTGTATAAGAATGACGACAGCCGGCCATGGCTCACCTGCTCCTGCCAGGGAATGGTCAGTATTCAACCCTGGGTCCCTCCTGTCGAGGCACTGTCGAAGCTGGGGGCCCCCATTGAGCTCCCCAGCGTGTGCTCGGCCACCAGCTCCTGGTTCGGGGCTCATTTGAGTCAGGGGGGGGAGGTCCCCAGGCAGAGCTCTCCCAGCTGTCCCACATGGGCACGCATGCACACAGCTGGGCTGGTTTTCATTCTATGTGATGGAATGACTCCCTTAGTAATTCACGGGTCTGCATAGGTTGCCTGATGGTATGAAGTACAGTAGAAAATGGTGGTGGTCATTTGATTATGTCTGGAAATGGTAGTCTGGCTCTCTTGATAcatgtagtttttgttttgtttaagccCAGGTTGTCTTCACCGCTTTAGGTCCACGTACCGCTGTCCGGTACACGGGACCCAGAGCACAGTAACGGGATTAGCACAGCCGCTTGGCGCGGGCCATGTGCACGCGCTTTCAGCAAATGACAGAGTTGCAAGGAGGTCAGGGAGCACTGGGGTCCCTTGGCGTGTcccccaagctcctctctcttctcttgcaGCTCACTTGCGTTGGGGTTGGGGACGTATGTAATAAAGGAAAGGTAAGAAGCCCAGGGGCCCCCAGGCTTCCCTTGGCCTACCCCCGATTCCCGTGCTCTGACCACCAGCCCCCTCCTCTGCCTCATCTCACCCAGAACCTAGTGGTGGCCGTGAGTGCTGAGGGCTGGTTTCACTTGTGTGACCTGACGCCTGCCAAGTCCCTGGATGGTTCCGGGCACCACGAGACCCTTGGTGGGGAGGAGCAGCGCCCAGTCTTCAAGCAGCACATCCCTGCCAACACCAAGGTCATGCTGATCAGCGACATCggtgagcatggctgtgtttgCAGGCAGCGGGGGAGTAGGAGTTGGGGCAGCAGAGCAGAGGTCAAGGGAGCCGGGGGGTCGTCAGTATTCATCTGGGTGGTGGTCATGCGTTTAACGCCGAGTTACTGCGCTCCTGTCATAAACCAGGCATCATCCTGGGCACTGGGGTTGcagtagtgaataaaacaaagatcatggcccTCTTGGACGTTTACAAGGTAGGGACAAAAAATAAGCAATAGAAATGGGGTAAGAAAATTAAATAGTACACTTGAAGGTATAGAGGAAATACATCAGGAAAGGGGCTGGAGGGTGTTGAGGGAGAGGAgttgtcagggaagtccctgctgggAGGGGTCATCTGAGCAGCAGGTCAGGGTTGAGGGGAGTGAGCCCTCAAGGTCAAGGTCAAGGATGCGGGGCAGGTACTTGGGCCAGAGGCCGTCTGGAGGGTGCCGGTAGGGATACGGGTGCATCAAGGCACTGGAGACGTGTACCCGGGGAAGAGATGACAGGCTCCGCAAGGCAGTTGCCTGGTTCTGGACAtgagggagggcagaggagcgGGTCCCGGGCTCCAGGGGGCGGTGGCAGCTCAGCAGGTGGGCCCGAGGTTGAACCTGATAAAAAGTGCTGGTgctggagaggtggggagggcatGCTGGCAGGACTCAGCTGATGAAGGCAGACTTGGCTCCAAACCCGCCATGTTTTCCGGATGTGCAGATGGCGATGGCCGTTGCGAGCTGGTGGTGGGCTACACAGACCGTGTGGTCCGGGCTTTCCGCTGGGAAGACCTGGGCGACGGCGCCGAGCACCCAGCGGGGCAGCTGGTGTCGCTCAAGAAGTGGATGCTGGAGGGTCAGGTGAGCATCTGAGGCCGGAACCGCaacccagggctggggaggggctccctcctccaggggacttggGGCCGAGGCGTGGGCGGAAGGAAGGGAAAATTGCCCTGTGACCGAGACCCAGAGGAGGTCACTTCCAGTGAGAGTCTTAGGGGAGACGGCGGGTAACGGGCAGACAGAAAGGGCCTCTGTGCTGAGGGTGTGAGGTGGGTGTGGTGTGTCGTGGCGGGTGGTCCCCAGGGACGCTGCCCTTCCCCTACCGCTGCCCTCGAAGGCTGAGGACGTGTCCCAGGGCCCCTACCCGCCTGCCCCGGCCTCTGCAGGCTCCCCCTTCTCTCCCAGCCTCCTGTAAGCCCCCATCCTCTGGTGCAGGTGGACAGTCTCTCGGTGACACCTGGGCCCCTGGGTGTTCCCGAACTGATGGTGTCTCAGCCAGGCTGTGCTTATGCGATTCTGCTGTGTACCTGGAACAAGGACCCAGGGGCGCCCCCCACCTCTGAGGGACCCATGGAGGGCACTCGGTAAGGGTTGTGTGGGTCTGTGGACAGTGGGGTCCCTGGCACTGAGGTAGGCGCCCAGGGCCGTGGACGGATCTGCAATTGGCAGAGCTGCGTTGGCCAGGTCCCCGCACCGGCAGCTGAACCCCATTAAGGAAGATTGTTCTGGGGCCAGGGAGTCCCTGCCATGAGTTGTAGCAACTGAGGAGGTTCTGGGGTTCCAGCCTGGCAGCTCCGCGCTCTCTCCCGCTCTCTCGACATGTCCCCTGGGCCAGGCTGGCTGGCCTGTCAAGTCTCCAAGCTGCTTCACGCCCTGGAAGCTCGTACAGAGATGAGCCCAAGGGGTTGGGAGAACCAGGCTTTCTTGGGCTCCCACTTAgcaccacctccctcccaccctcttccccacAGGGAGACCCCGGCCGCCCGGGACGTCGTGTTGCACCAGACCTCCGGCCGCATCCACAACAAGAATGTCTCCACTCACCTCATCGGCAACATCAAGCGaggtgggggcggcgggggcggggtggtgcGGCAGGTGCAGGGGTGAGTGGGGGGGGAGGTGCAGGGCCCCCCTGCATCTCTAGCCCGCCCCCCCACCCTCAGTGCCGGCTCTGATCTCACCTCTCCTTCTTCTGGtccttccccccaccacccccccaaacccctctccaCCCAGGCCACAGCCCCGACAGTGGTGCCTCTGGTCTCTTTGCCCTCTGCACCCTTGATGGTGAGTCCCCCAGGTCAGCTGCGGGCCGTGCAGGGTGGGTGATCGTGTGCCCAGGCTTCTGCGCAGAGATGCGGTCCCCAGCCCGGCCTGCCTCTCCCCGCAGGGACCCTGAAGCTCATGGAGGAGGCAGACAGGCTGCTGTGGTCGGTGCAGGTGGACCACCAGCTCTTCGCCCTCGAGAAACTGGACGTCACGGTGAGCGGGACCTGGAGGAGAGGGacagcctcctcctcctcgggCACTTTCAGTGGGACTGCTCTCCCTCCACAGCCAAGTTTGCCCTCCTCCTAGGGCTCCCTGGAGAGGCCCGCCccctgtcccccccccccccccgaagtGAGCAGCATCCCCGCAGGAGGCCTCTCTCAGAGGCTCCCTGCTCCTCCTACATCCGCTCTCTGGCCTTTTTCAGGGTAACGGGCATGAGGAGGTGGTCGCCTGCGCCTGGGATGGCCAGACGTACATCATCGATCACAACCGCACCGTCGTCCGCTTCCAGGTGGACGAGAACATCCGCGCCTTCTGTGCAGGTGGGACCCCTCCCCGTGCCCAGCACACCTGTCCCCTCGCTCCAGTGACCTGGGGAGAGGGGTCGTCACCCAAGAGAAGCTGCCCGTGTTCCCCGGGGCTGCCACTGAGACAGGAACTCAGCAAACACCCCCTGGGACGCTGTCCTGCCTGGGTGTCACTTAGTGCCTGGAAAGGACCAGATACCTTACCGTTTTACTTGCTTTGCTGAGTTCCCGACAGTAGAAACAGAAAGGGGCCTTCAGTGTTCTGCTCAGGGCCTGTGGGCGCCTGGAAACTGCTGACACAAACACCGTGGGGCCTGAGCCTCCCAACCTTGTCTCCCCATCCCTGACCTGCCAGGCCTGTATGCCTGCAAAGACAGCCGCAACAGCCCCTGCCTCGTGTACGTCACGTTCAACCAGAAGATCTACGTGTACTGGGAGGTGCAATTGGAGCGGATGGAGTCCACCAACCTGCTCAAAGTGCTGGAGGCCCAGCCGGAGTTCCGGGAGCTGCTGGGAGAGCTGGGCGTGGGTGAGCCCTGGGATTGGGGGTGCTGCTGGGAGAGCTGGGTGTGGGTGAGCCCTGGGCCCATGGCTGCGGGCACCCAGTGGCACAGGTTCCAGCAGACCCACCAGCCTCCGTCTCGCCCTCAGATCCCGATGAGCTGCCTGCCGCCCGCGCCCTGCTTCACCAAACCCTCTACCATCCAGACCAGCCTCCACAGTGTGCCCCTGCGGGCCCCCAGGACCCCACCTAGCTGGACCGGCTTCCTGGCAGAACAAGGAGCCTTCTGAacctgcccgcccccacccccccactagCTGTCTGGCATCTGGAAGACAGGAAGTGCACATTACAGGGGAAGGATGGCGCCCCCCTTGGGTGCTGGGGACTGTAGACCTCCTGGTCGTCTTGGTGAAGGAAGAGACAAGCTGCCTGCCCCTCTGCCCATTTCCTTCAGCAGGCACTGCCCCTCACCCATCCCGTCAGCAGGCACTGCCCCTCCCCAGAGCCCCCCACTCCTGTTGTTTGTGAGGAGTGGCTACACACACAGGGCCCCCTACTCGGGGGGCCCCAACTTGTAAGGAGACCAGGCTTCGGGGCCAGAAGAGTGAAGGCAGTGAGGGCCCAGCCCCCCGCAAGTTccgtctcctgcagctccaggCGACTAACCTTAGTGACTGTGACAGGAATGGCGAACCACAGATCTTTCGCCGTGATGGGGTTACGCCCTCATTAACCCATTGTAGGTTGAAAATACCGTTAAGTGGAAAATGCATTTCCCACACCCCACCTGCTGAACATCACAGCTTAGCCTTGTCCATGTTAACTGTGCTCCAAGCACTTATATCAGCCTGCAGTTGGACACGATCACCTGACACAAGCctcttttataataaagtgtcaTTATAAAAGTGTTAGAATAAAGTGGGTATCTTATGTGATTTACTAAATACCGTACTGAAAGAAACTGGTGACTGTGGGTACAGAATGGTTGTAAGTATGTTAATTGTTCACACTcatgattttaaaatctgatgTGGGTTTTCGATCCCAACTACAATCAGAACGGTACCTGGTGCTCTTTATATCCCTTCAGCTGTGGATTCCTGTGCTCCAAGTCAGTGGTTTTCACATTGCAGGTTGCATGTccatgcacacgtgtgtgctgAGGGCAACATAGAATATCCCTACTGTGTGTGAGCTGTGTTCAGAGGAACTAGAAAACCTGTACTCAGTTACACTGACCCCAGCCAGAAGGTCACCCTGGGGGGAAGGTCCACGctcatattttcttctgtgtgGGAGTAAGGGCAGGGCAATCATGCAGTGTCCTAGAAGCAGAGAAGGACACCAGCTTAGAGAAACAGGTGTTTATTCCAACAAAGTCGCTGCTGAGCTGAGGGCTTTCTTGGGCCTGGGGTCTGCAATGGCAGAAGCAACAGGTGGAAGGGAGAGGAACAGGGTGAGACCCAGGAGCGCAGGGGTCATGGAGGGTGACAGCAGGGGCCAGCACACTCCTGCACCTGTGCCAGGGAGCCCCTCCTCTGGGTGCCAGGGACATAGCTGAGGAAGGTATGCCCAGGGGGCACAGCCTTTCCTGGGCCTGCTCTCATCTAACTTAGTCCGGGCTCGGGTTTTGTTTCCAACCCAAGGGGCATAGTCCCCTGGTCAGGTTACCTATACCACTGTTTTACTCTTCCCCCAAATTTGAGACTCAGACCAGCCAGAAGGACACCAGGCGCCTGGACCTTAAGGTTTGGGATCCTCTGTTCACAGTGAAGGTAGCAGAGCCTCCTTGGGTCTTTACTGGactcagggctggggtggggtggggttgggaagAGCTACCAGTGCCAGAGAAGATGAGCTCAAGCTCAGGAGGCCAGAGGTGAGGGGCAGGAAGAAGGTTGAATGAGGTGGATAGTTCTGGAAGTAAGGAATACTGGCCAGGTAAAGTTGGTGCTGACAATCCCACCCTCCCGTCTGGCTTGGGGGGCAGTTCTCCACATGCCCCCCACCTGAAGTTCAGGGGCCTAGCAGGTGAGAAAGCAGGTGGAGGGCAAGTGTTTGGAGTAAGTCATAGAGGTATATCCAGGGTGTGCACGGGGCAATCAAAACAATAACCGGCTTCAGTTGTTTGTAGCCCCAGAAAAGGCAACTGATGAAAGAGCCCACCGCCTTGTGGACCGGGTGTTCCTCTCCCGACACATCCCCGTCATGACGACGGTTTCTCTCTTGCTCAGCCgagcacagagtcagaaacgtGGGCCAGCAGGGCCAGGGCCCAGGGCCGGTGAGGGGGCAGGCTAGTTGTGAGGTGAGCAATGTGGAGTCAAGGCCTCGGGGGTGTTCAGGGTGGACAGGGCAGGCAGGGATAGGCAGCAGTTTGCAGCCCCGGACTTGGGGCACCCTGGCTGCGCCAGGGCCCAGCATGGAGCCCCGCTTTGCTGATGTCCTTTTCTGCAGTCCTGATGCGGCTCTGTTCTTGGGAGGGGATaagggaggacagggaaaccagaACCCTGAGGTCTCGGGCCCTTTCTAGGAAAAGCTTTTCTTGGGGGGCAGGGCAGGTGCTGAGAAGCAGAGGAGCATGGCCGCCAGCCAGGGAGACGGGACGGCGCGGTCAGGGTGGTGACAGGCGGGACAGTCCCCAGCTACCCAGCTCTAGTCATGCCCCATCCCCCAGGGCTTCGCCTCCTGAGGCAGGGAGTTTTCCCCTGGGGACCGTCCGGGGCTGCCATCGTCACTGGCCGGGCTCTTGGTACAAAGGCAGGAAGGGCAACTCCGAGAACGGGGCTTTCAGCCGCAGCACATGATGCTCCAGGTCGATGCAGCACTGTGGGTGGGGGCAGTGAGCTCATCTGGGCAGGTGACCCCCTTCCTTCCCACTGCACCCTACTCCTTGCGTCTCCCCATTTTCATGCACCCAGACTGCTGTCAAGAAGGGACCAAGTTCTCCATGTTCTTCAGTTGTAGGCAGATAAGGAACCTCTAAGGAATTGAGGGTAAAATTCCACATCCCCAACTCCCTTCTTATGTGATGGAGCCTGGCCCACGCGCCCACACCCATGCCTCCTACCTCTTTTTCCTGGGCCCCAGTTCAGGCCAGGGTGTGGTACCAGTGTGAGCATCGCCTTACCTGGAGAGAGAGCAGGGTCTGCAGGCCAAGGCAGAGTTCAGGACTCTCCACATCTGCGGGAACCATTTGAGGACATTGCTGTCCTCCTGTCAGCTCTtgcccttctctgcccacccccgcccaggCCGGAGAACCTGGGGGATAATGGGAGCATCTTGGGGGCTGGGGTGCCTCATCTGTGTTGGCCAGAGCTGAGAGGCTCTGCCTTTGCCCCacccaggagggagagagagaattgcTGAGACAGACGCTGGGCTCTGACAGAGCGAGGACTTACCTACCACCTGAGCCGAGCACTCCACGGTCTCCTGGCCCAGCTGCAGCTCCAGCTGCTCCACCAGGGCTGGGGGCCCCTGGTGCAGGTCCCCACCTGGGGCTTTTAGGACCCTCTTCCCTAACCTGCAGTTGGGAAGCAAGGGTTATGGCCACcatggcccccacccccacaccattAATGTCCCTCCCACCACATTTTGGGTTTGCAGCCCATCCCTGGCCCCACGTAGAGTCTAAATCCAGTCTTATCAGCCAGAGCCCCCaccaactctttaaaaaaaaaaaaaaagaagaagaaaacagttttattgggacttccctggtagtcctgtggttaagactccaagcttccgtGACAGGGAGCTCAGGTTCGATCAGGgtactaaaatcccacatgctgcatagagtggccagaaataaaataataataaaattagtaGAGGttgatacacattttaaaaaaaatcaataaaataatagcGTTATTGAGGTATAGTTCATATATATAGTGAAAGTCACTTTTTTGTGTGACCaagccatgcagcttgtgggatgtcagttcctcaactagggattgaacctgggtcacagcagtgaaagcccagggTCCTAACCCGTAGACCACCAAGGAACTGCTGAAGGTCACCCTTTTAAAGTAGACAGCAGAGTTCTGCAACCATCACTAcctaatttcagaatatttccatcacccggAAAAGAAGCCCCTCCCCCACTGGtttgcgcgcgcgcgcgcgcacacacacacacacagctcgcCTTACCCGAGGCGGCTGAGGCATCCAGCAGAGATTTGATTGTACTGGGTGCCCGTGTCCACCGCCACCTGAAGCTCCTGGTCCCCGCACTGAGAAAAGGGGAGGGGTCTCCGTGAGTCCCtgggggcgggggatggggggGCGCAGGCGCAAGGGGGAATGGGCTGCGACTGACTGGGTCATCTTTCCCAGCCCCTGATAAGTCCCTTTCAGAAATGAGTGAAGGGAGTAAACTGAGTCTTTAACAGTGATTCTTCTGGGAGACATACAGCTGAGACAGAAGTGGATCAGATCAAGAATTGTGAGTGGTGAGCGCATACGTTTGGGGAGAATGCCGTCAGAAGTGGAGGAACCAGTGGAAGTCCTTTTGCTGAGAGGAGAGCCGAGCGCCTCCTGTTGGAGGGATCTGGGGTGTGAGTGAggaggggtaggggtggggaccGCGGCACCAATTAGGAAACGAGACGCCGGAACCAGATTCGCCACTGCAGGTGAAGAAGGATGAGGTCGCTTTCTTTTGGATAAAAACAGAAGTTTGAGTTTGCACTTGATACCGCAAAACAAGTCTTTTCCTCCTTGTACGTGTTTGCTGAGGTCTGCTGTGCGTGGCAGGTGGGAgcgggggcaggggaggctgcccctcccgcccccccccccacccccggtgtCAGTGCGGCGTGGAAGGTCACCCGTTGGGGGAGAGAGTGTCAAGCTCTGTGGGTTGAGGGGCTAGAGCCTTAGATGTTGAGCCAGAGGAAAGGCCCTTCCATTGGGAAAGTTAGGGGAGcattcctggaggaggtgacagctGGGGCTGGAAGGGCATGGGATGACACCAGCCAGTAGGCAGAGGAGATCCCAGCAGAGACGGGCAGGAGGGAGCGGGCCTGTGTCAGGCAGGGCTCAGAGATGACCAGGCTGTGGCCTGGAGCGTGAGCTTTCCCAGGAGGGCTGCGTTACCCACTCGTGTGCGCCATTCGTGTGCAGAGCACACTCAGGTTTAAAGAGGATGCTTGGCTCACGGGAAAGGAGTCCTGTGGACCTCAGAAGACGGGGAGGCAGGGAGCAAAGAAGGTGGAGGACCCCAGTTCTAGGCCTAGGCTCGGGGAGGAGTGCCTtggctccccacccctcctcaccTCCGGGGCAGAAGCGAGGGTGGGTGAGGGCAGCTGGGCCCAGAAGAGGTTCTCACCTTGCAATTGACCAGAAGCGCTGGCCTCTCGGGCTTGCTGGTCATCGTCCTGCTCTCCTGCGCCTGGGGAGGCTCCCCCTGAGGCCGGCCCGGGCTCCCCTCCACCACCAGGCGTCTCTGGATCACGCTGTGTGGCTGCTGCTCCATCATAAAATGTGGAGATGCTGAACCCGGGGCCTGGTCTACTCGGTCCCCGAGCTCACAAGTCCCAGGCTCTCCTGCTCAGCCCCACGCCTGGCCCAAGTCTTCCGAGAGTAAGAAGGGGCAGAAGCTTCCCCAAGGGTCCCAGCGGTCAGATCATAATAGCAGAGCAAGCCCCAGCATCAAATCACCCTGGTTTCCAGGACCCCAATGGATAGATCAGTGATGGAgagatgggggggaggggggtccaTCCTGAGTTAGACGTGACATTGCAGGCACTGGTGGGATGCTGGGAGGCAGGTGGCAATTCTCTCTCTTATCTACAACACATATTTGgggacatcttttcttttctccttcctctgaccTCATTCTTCCATGGGATGCAGATCCCAGGGTTGACAGTGTGATGAaaagaagtcaaagaaacaagaacaaaaaagaaaggaaagtccAAATATTCTTCACTAGGAAGCTGGGAGCCATCCTCCCGTCCTTCACCCACAGCCACTCCGCCCTGTCCAGCCACTTCTTGGTTCCACCAGTTTCGCCTCCTGTGTTTACAGCCCACCTTGCCTTCTGTTACTGATTCGTTCAGCACAGCTCTCCCAAATCCCTGGGACGCCTCTGTTAGTCCATAAGAACCTGCCTCTCAAATCCACCTGCTCAAAGCCAGGGAGTCTCTGAGACTGTGCTACTCCAAGTGCCGTCC includes:
- the ITFG2 gene encoding KICSTOR complex protein ITFG2, coding for MRSVSYVQRVALEFSGSLFPHAICLGDVDNDTLNELVVGDTSGKLSVYKNDDSRPWLTCSCQGMLTCVGVGDVCNKGKNLVVAVSAEGWFHLCDLTPAKSLDGSGHHETLGGEEQRPVFKQHIPANTKVMLISDIDGDGRCELVVGYTDRVVRAFRWEDLGDGAEHPAGQLVSLKKWMLEGQVDSLSVTPGPLGVPELMVSQPGCAYAILLCTWNKDPGAPPTSEGPMEGTRETPAARDVVLHQTSGRIHNKNVSTHLIGNIKRGHSPDSGASGLFALCTLDGTLKLMEEADRLLWSVQVDHQLFALEKLDVTGNGHEEVVACAWDGQTYIIDHNRTVVRFQVDENIRAFCAGLYACKDSRNSPCLVYVTFNQKIYVYWEVQLERMESTNLLKVLEAQPEFRELLGELGVDPDELPAARALLHQTLYHPDQPPQCAPAGPQDPT
- the NRIP2 gene encoding nuclear receptor-interacting protein 2 isoform X1; the encoded protein is MSIRPEALRAEGGGGDRGREAELRGRARLSQQRRLRQATQFLHKDSADLLPLDGLKRLGTSKDWQPHSVIQRRLVVEGSPGRPQGEPPQAQESRTMTSKPERPALLVNCKCGDQELQVAVDTGTQYNQISAGCLSRLGLGKRVLKAPGGDLHQGPPALVEQLELQLGQETVECSAQVVGKAMLTLVPHPGLNWGPGKRVLHRPGASCAAAESPVLGVALPAFVPRARPVTMAAPDGPQGKTPCLRRRSPGGWGMTRAG
- the NRIP2 gene encoding nuclear receptor-interacting protein 2 isoform X2 translates to MSIRPEALRAEGGGGDRGREAELRGRARLSQQRRLRQATQFLHKDSADLLPLDGLKRLGTSKDWQPHSVIQRRLVVEGSPGRPQGEPPQAQESRTMTSKPERPALLVNCKCGDQELQVAVDTGTQYNQISAGCLSRLGLGKRVLKAPGGDLHQGPPALVEQLELQLGQETVECSAQVVVLHRPGASCAAAESPVLGVALPAFVPRARPVTMAAPDGPQGKTPCLRRRSPGGWGMTRAG
- the NRIP2 gene encoding nuclear receptor-interacting protein 2 isoform X3, producing MSIRPEALRAEGGGGDRGREAELRGRARLSQQRRLRQATQFLHKDSADLLPLDGLKRLGTSKDWQPHSVIQRRLVVEGSPGRPQGEPPQAQESRTMTSKPERPALLVNCKCGDQELQVAVDTGTQYNQISAGCLSRLGLGKRVLKAPGGDLHQGPPALVEQLELQLGQETVECSAQVVDVESPELCLGLQTLLSLQCCIDLEHHVLRLKAPFSELPFLPLYQEPGQ